From the genome of Streptomyces sp. V1I1, one region includes:
- a CDS encoding YitT family protein, producing the protein MSRHLTRRLLQLYIGLTLYGVSSALLVRGGLGLEPWGVLHQGLAELTGLTIGIVSIIVGAVVLLLWIPMKQRPGLGTVSNVFVIGVAMDGTLALVPDARGLGVRIGVLIGGIVLNGVATGLYISARFGPGPRDGLMTGLHRVTGRSIRLVRTAIEVAVVATGFVLGGSVGVGTVAYALAIGPLAQLFLRVFAISDQDSGSTVVAGGTPGQAILRK; encoded by the coding sequence GTGTCGAGGCATCTCACCCGCAGACTGCTGCAGCTGTACATCGGTCTGACGCTGTACGGAGTGAGCTCGGCGCTCCTTGTGCGCGGCGGGCTCGGCCTTGAGCCGTGGGGGGTGCTGCATCAGGGTCTGGCCGAGCTGACGGGGCTGACGATCGGCATCGTGTCGATCATCGTCGGCGCGGTTGTGCTGCTGCTGTGGATTCCGATGAAGCAGCGGCCGGGGCTCGGCACGGTCTCCAATGTCTTTGTGATCGGCGTGGCGATGGACGGCACGCTCGCGCTGGTTCCGGATGCGCGTGGGCTCGGGGTGCGGATCGGTGTGCTGATCGGGGGCATCGTGCTCAATGGCGTGGCGACGGGTCTGTATATCTCGGCGCGGTTCGGACCCGGTCCCCGTGATGGTCTGATGACGGGTCTGCACCGCGTCACGGGCCGTTCGATCCGGCTGGTCCGTACGGCCATCGAGGTGGCCGTCGTGGCGACCGGTTTCGTGCTGGGCGGTTCGGTGGGGGTCGGCACGGTCGCGTACGCCCTTGCCATCGGGCCGCTGGCGCAGCTGTTCCTGCGCGTCTTCGCCATCTCC
- a CDS encoding PLP-dependent aminotransferase family protein, producing MTQWTSAVGAAQLARQLTSQQPSPAGPGTRKPPAYRALADGIRLLVLEGRVPVAARLPAERELALSLSVSRTTVAAAYEALRAEGFLESRRGAGSWTAVPAGNPLPARGLEPLPPESLGSMIDLGCAALPAPEPWLTRSVQGALEELPPYAHTHGDYPAGLPALRQMLADRYTERGIPTMPEQIMVTTGAMGAIDAICHLFAGRGERIAVESPSYANILQLMREAGARLVPVAMAEGLTGWDMHRWRQVLRDAAPRLAYVVADFHNPTGALADEGQRRRLVDAARSAGTVLVVDETMSELHLDEGIDMPRPVCAFDPAGSTVLTVGSASKAFWAGMRIGWVRAAPDVIRSLVAARAYADLGTPVLEQLAINWLMQTGGWEKAVAIRRAQARENRDALVAAVRRELPDWEFDVPSGGLTLWVRTGGLSGSRLAEVGERVGVRVPSGPRFGVDGAFEGYVRLPFTVGGPVAEEAATRLAAAARLVETGATTGTEAPRTFVA from the coding sequence ATGACGCAGTGGACCTCTGCGGTGGGCGCGGCTCAGCTCGCCCGGCAGCTCACCTCCCAGCAGCCAAGCCCGGCCGGGCCCGGCACCCGCAAGCCCCCCGCCTACCGCGCCCTCGCCGACGGCATCCGGCTGCTCGTCCTCGAAGGCCGCGTCCCCGTCGCCGCCCGGCTGCCTGCCGAACGCGAGCTCGCCCTGTCGCTGTCCGTCAGCCGGACCACCGTCGCCGCGGCCTACGAGGCGCTGCGCGCCGAAGGCTTCCTGGAATCACGCAGGGGGGCGGGCAGCTGGACAGCAGTGCCCGCCGGGAACCCGCTGCCCGCACGCGGACTCGAACCTCTGCCGCCCGAGTCGCTCGGCTCGATGATCGACCTCGGCTGCGCCGCGCTGCCCGCGCCCGAACCCTGGCTCACGCGCAGCGTCCAGGGCGCACTCGAAGAACTGCCGCCGTACGCGCACACCCACGGCGACTACCCGGCCGGCCTGCCCGCCCTGCGCCAGATGCTCGCCGACCGCTACACCGAGCGCGGCATCCCCACCATGCCCGAGCAGATCATGGTCACCACCGGGGCGATGGGCGCGATCGACGCCATCTGCCACCTCTTCGCCGGGCGCGGCGAGCGCATCGCCGTCGAATCCCCCTCGTACGCCAACATCCTTCAGCTGATGCGTGAAGCCGGGGCCCGGCTGGTGCCGGTGGCCATGGCCGAAGGGCTGACCGGCTGGGACATGCACCGCTGGCGGCAGGTGCTGCGGGACGCGGCGCCGCGGCTCGCGTATGTGGTGGCCGACTTCCACAACCCCACCGGCGCGCTGGCCGACGAGGGTCAGCGCCGCCGCCTCGTCGACGCCGCACGCTCCGCAGGCACGGTCCTCGTCGTCGACGAGACCATGTCCGAGCTGCACCTGGACGAGGGCATCGACATGCCGCGGCCGGTCTGCGCCTTCGACCCGGCGGGCAGCACTGTCCTCACGGTCGGCTCGGCCAGCAAGGCGTTCTGGGCCGGCATGCGCATCGGCTGGGTGCGCGCGGCGCCGGACGTGATCCGCTCGCTGGTCGCGGCCCGCGCATACGCCGACCTCGGCACGCCCGTCCTGGAACAGCTCGCCATCAACTGGCTGATGCAAACCGGGGGTTGGGAGAAGGCCGTCGCCATCCGCCGGGCTCAGGCGCGCGAGAACCGCGATGCGCTGGTCGCGGCGGTGCGCCGGGAGCTGCCCGACTGGGAGTTCGACGTGCCGAGCGGCGGGCTCACCCTCTGGGTGCGCACGGGAGGCCTGTCCGGATCCCGGCTCGCGGAGGTCGGCGAACGGGTGGGCGTGCGGGTGCCGTCCGGGCCGCGCTTCGGGGTCGACGGCGCCTTCGAGGGCTATGTACGGCTGCCGTTCACGGTCGGCGGTCCGGTCGCGGAGGAGGCGGCGACACGACTGGCGGCCGCCGCGCGGCTCGTCGAGACCGGAGCGACCACCGGCACGGAAGCGCCGCGGACGTTCGTCGCCTGA